The Kaistella daneshvariae genomic sequence TAAAAAACCAGCCGCATATTTCAGATAAAAATATACTTCTTCTGGGTGTCGGTGAAATTGGTCAAAATACCGTAGAAAATTTGGTGAAACACGTGTACAAACCACGCGTAAAAATCGCCAACAGATCCGCCGATAAAGCCGAAAAAATTGCGGATAAATACCAAATTCCTTACGTAGAATTTGAAAGTTTTGAAGACGAACTTCGCCAAACCGACATTCTAATTGTCGCTACCGGCGCGCAGCATCCAATCATCAATAAAACGCATTTCCCCAACGGCAAAGAAACTTTGGTTATCGATTTATCCATTCCAAATAATGTTGAAAAAAACATTACCGATAACCAGAATGTAAGTTTAGTTGATGTTGACCAGCTGTCGTTGCACATCAACGAAACCATGATGCAGCGCCAAAAGGAAATTCCGAAGGCGGAAAAAATCATCAAGGAAATGACCAAGGATTTCCTGGAATGGGAAAAAAAGCGAAAACTAGCACCCAATATTCATCATTTCAAAGCCGTTCTGAAAAATATGGAACGCAATGAAATGCACAACATCCACAAAAAACATAAATATGTGGACGTTGCCGACATGCAGCTTTCCGACCGAATGATCCAAAAAATCACAAACCGTTTCGCGAAATTCATCATTGATAATCCATGGAAAGCCGAAGAAATCACGAAGCTGATGCATGAAATTTTAGTAGAACAGCCAAACAACGAATTCAATGAGAAGCATTAAAATTGGGACGAGAAACTCGCCGCTGGCTTTATGGCAAGCTCGCGAAGTCGCCAGGAATCTGCAAAACCGAAATTACAAAACAGATATCACCCCGATTGTTTCTTCCGGCGACAAAAATTTGGCTGAACCGCTATACGCCATGGGCATTACCGGTATTTTTACCAAAGATTTAGACATCGCACTCCTTAATAAGGATGTAGATATTGCCGTACATTCCCTGAAAGATATTCCAACACAACTTCCCGAAAATATTGAAATTATCGCCGTTTTAGCCCGGGATTTTCCGGAAGATGTTTTGGTGCGAAAAAATTCTTCAAAAAATAAAGAGCTTCATGATCTGAAAATTGCCACCAGCAGTTTACGCCGTCGCGCTTTTTGGGCAAAAACTTATCCGGAAACTGAATTTTGCGACATCCGCGGAAATGTTCAGACGCGTTTAAAAAAATTGGAAGATCAGGATTTTGACGCCACTTTATTTTCGCTGGCTGCCATCGAAAGAATGAGCTTAAACATTGATTATGAACATCTTCCGTTCATGATTTCTGCACCTGCGCAAGGCGTTGTTGCGGTTTGCGGCCGTTCTGATGATGCTGAAATTAAAGAAATTTTTAAAGATGTAAATCACCGCGAAACCAGAATTTGCATCGAAATAGAACGCGAATTTTTACGTGCGCTGGAAGGGGGCTGTACCGCGCCAATTGGTGCTTTCGCTGTGATTAATGATTTGGATGAGGTTCGCTTTGTAGGCCGGCTTTGTTCACTCGATGGTAAAGAATGCATCGAAACTGATGAAATTTTCCAGTGGAACGCCGAAGAAAATTTTGGGCAGATTCTGGCCGAAAAAATTATCGCGAATGGTGGTGCTGAAATTATGGAGCAGATCAAGCGCGAGATCAACTAAGTTTTTCGTTTTCACTTTCAAATTGTTTTAATGAATATTCTGTTTACTAAAATGCTTGATGAAAAGGAAGTTTCCGACGTTTTGGGAACCGATGTTTCACCGGAATTTTTGGAAGTCATTAAAATAAATTTCCGAAAAATTCCTCCTTTTAACCTCGAAAATAAGTCGCTCATCTTCACGAGTGTGAACGGTGTTGAAGCTTTTTTTTCTAATGATTTTACACCGCACGAAGATTTTACCGGTAAAAATTTTAATAAGATTTACTGCGTGGGTAAGAAAACCAAACTGGCTTTGAGAAAGCATGGTTTTGGAGTTTTCAAAATGAAAAAGAACGCCCAGGAGTTGGCAGAATTTATTGTTGAAAACTGCCACGAAGAGAGTTTCATTCACTTCTGTGGAGACCTGGCGCTGGACATTCTTCAGAAAAATTTACCGCTACAAAACATTGGGTATAAAAAAGTTGTGGTTTATGAAACTCAACTTCTATATCCCAAAATCGAAAAAAAGTACGATGCAATTGCCTTTTTTTCGCCGAGCGGTGTGCGCAGTTTTGTTAAAGAAAATTCGCTGCATTTTGACCATATTTTTTCAATTGGCGAAACTACAACAGCAGAAATTGCCAAACATACAGACCAAAAAATATTTACCGGCAAACAAAACGATTTATCAGGTGTGCTGAAACTGATCAAACAGGAACTAAATAAAATTCAACCTTAATTCGGGATAAATTTCGATTTAAGTGCTATAATTATGATAAAAAACGATTTATATCTCAAAGCTTTAAGAGGTGAAACGGTAGAGCGCCCGCCCGTGTGGATGATGCGCCAGGCCGGAAGATTTTTACCGGAATTTCGGGCGATGCGCGATGATTATGATTTCTTCACGCGCTGCCGTACACCGGAACTAGCCTCGGAAATTACCATGATGCCGATCCGCAGATTTCCGCTGGATGCAGCCATTCTTTTCTCCGATATTTTGGTGGTTCCACAGGCGATGGGAATGGATTTCGAAATGCGCGAAGGCGTTGGACCTTGGTTGGAAAAGCCAATCCGTACGCTGGAGGATGTTCAAAATATTCCTGTTCCCGATGTAGATGAAACGTTAGGTTATGTTTTCGACGCTATTGAACTGACGCTTCAGAAGTTGGATAATGATATTCCGCTAATCGGTTTTGCAGGTTCACCGTGGACGATTTTATGCTATTGTGTGGAAGGAAAAGGCTCTAAAGCCTGGGATGTTGCGAAATCTTTTTGTTTTAAAAATCCGGAAGCTGCGCATTTATTGTTGCAGAAAATCACCGACACCACGATTGCCTATTTAAAGCGAAAAGTTGAAAAAGGCGTTTCTGCAGTTCAGGTTTTCGACTCGTGGGGCGGAAGTTTGTCACCGGAAGATTACCAGATTTTTTCCTGGCCGTACATCAACCAAATTGTTGAAGCTTTGGCGCCGGTGACGCATGTTGTGGTTTTTGGTAAAGGTTGCTGGTTCGCACTGGAAGAAATGACTTTGTCGAAAGTTTCTGCTTTAGGCGTAGATTGGACGATCCGACCGGAAATGGCGCGCGCGCTGACAAATCACACCATGACTTTGCAGGGAAATTTTGATCCAAACCGATTAAATTCTTCACCGGAAACCATCAAAAAAATGGTAACGGAAATGATCAACCGTTTTGGTAAAGACCGCTATATCGCAAATCTCGGCCACGGGATTTTACCAAATATTCCGTTGGAAAATGCAGAAGCATTTATCCGCGCGGTGGTAGATTGGAAGCCGAATTAGAAATTTTCCATTTAAAAAAAATAACGCCTCAAAAGGGCGTTTTTTTTTGTTTTTATAATGTCGTATTTTCAATTTCAAAATAAAGCAATTCCTCGTCATCACCGGGGAGCAAAACATTTTTAATGTATTTCAGGCCTAATTTTTTAATGAGGTTCTGCGAGGCAAAATTAACTTTTGAAGTAATCGCCGAAATTTTCCTGACTTTAAAATCCCGAAAAACCGTTTCTAAAAGATGCGACGCCGCTTCAAAACCGTAACCTTGTCCTTCAAATTGCGGTAAAAAAGAAAAACCAATATCCTGAACATCTAAACCTTCTCTTTCATAAACACCTACTGCGCCAAGCTTTTGACCATCAGATTTCCGGATGATGACATAATTTCCGTAGCCTAATCTTTCCAATTGTGGCAGAAACCGTGCTTCGATATATTCCGCCGCCGTTTCAATATTTTTAATGTTCCGGTCACCGATAAATTCCAGAAAGCGCGGCGAATTGTAAAGTTCAAATAAAAATTCCGCATCATCAGTGGTGATGGGTTTTAAAATTAAGCGTTCGGTTTCCATAGTTTTTGTACTTAAATTTTTTGGCGGCAAAACCGGTCAAATTTAGAGAAATTCATGGCACAGATATGGAATTGTAGGTGAAAATTTTTATAAATGAAAAAACTAATTTCCGCGACCTTTGCCATTGTTGCACTTCTGTTCTTGGCAAACTGTTCAACACAATCGAAAATTCCCGATAACATAAAACGCGATTTGATGTTGGTAGAATTTCAGGATTTTAATAAAGATTTAATGGTGCGTAATAAAGCGCATCTTAATTTGGATATTAAAGATGAAGCGCCGGGAAAATTTTTAGCAAACATGGGCTGCAACAGCATGTTCGGCCAGGCAACTTTTAAATCCAATGACATGGTGCAGTTTTCCGCGATTGGAAGTACGATGATGTACTGCGACCAAAATATGGATTTGGAAAAAGCGTTTATCGAAAATCTCCCAAAAATGACAAAATATAAAGTGGAAGGCCAGTATCTCACTTTAAGCGCACCGGATGGCGAGCAAATGAAATTTGTAGCTGCCGACTGGGATTAATGATCAGCAAAAATTTATCTTAGGTTAAATGCCTGAGATTTTTTAATAAAAAAATGCAAAGTAGTATCTTTGTTTAAATGCCGTAGCAATTTATGTTAGAAAAAAACGACCACCAATACGAAAAAGCCGTCTTAGTCGGTTTAATCACACAAAACCAGAGCGAAGAAAAACTTACGGAATACCTCGATGAACTCGAGTTTCTTGCCTTTACCGCAGGCGCCAGCGTGGATAAAAGATTTACGCAACGCCTCACGAAACCGGATTCCAAAACTTTTATCGGAAGCGGAAAAGCGCAGGAAATCCGCGATTACGTAAAGGAAAACGAAATCGGAACCGTAATTTTTGATGACGAACTTTCACCTTCGCAACTGAAAAACCTTGAAAAAGAAATCGAGGTAAAAATCCTGGACAGAACAAATTTAATCCTTGATATTTTCGCGCAGCGCGCTCAAACTTCCTATGCCAGAACGCAGGTAGAACTTGCGCAGTACGAATACCTTTTACCACGACTTACCAGAATGTGGACTCACCTTGAGCGTCAGCAGGGTGGTATCGGGATGCGTGGTCCGGGTGAAACAGAAATTGAAACTGATAGAAGGATTATCCGCGACCGAATTTCCCTCTTGAAAGATAAACTGAAAACCATCGATCGGCAGATGGCGACACAACGCAATAACCGCGGAAAAATGGTGCGCGTCGCGCTTGTAGGTTACACCAATGTTGGTAAATCCACTTTGATGAACGCGCTTTCGAAATCTGACGTTTTTGCGGAAGATAAACTCTTCGCGACTTTAGACACGACCGTTCGAAAAGTGGTCATCGGAAATCTGCCATTTCTTCTCACAGATACCGTAGGTTTCATCAGAAAATTACCGACTCAGCTTGTAGAAAGTTTTAAATCTACTCTGGATGAGGTTCGCGAAGCTGATCTTTTAATCCACGTCGTGGATATTTCGCACGAAAGTTTTGAAGACCACATCAATTCCGTGAACCAAACCTTGATGGAAATCGAAGCCCATCAAAAACCGATGATCATGGTTTTCAATAAAATCGATGCTTTTGCTTACGAACAAAAAGCGGACGACGATTTAAGCCCGGAAACACGCAAAAATATTTCCCTGGAAGAATGGATGAAAACCTGGATGTCTAAATCAAAATACCCGACCGTTTTTATTTCCGCCTTGAAAAAAGAAAATTTTCCAGAGCTGAAAAAAATGATTTACGACGAGGTTTTAAAGATTCACATTTCACGTTTCCCGTACAACGATTTCCTTTTCCAATATTTCGACGAGGAAGAAGAATCCACCGAGGAAATATAAAAATATGCCGCTAAATCACCCAATTTTTGCGTTTTAGATGATGACGCCGGATTACGAAAAGATTATTACTGAGGTTTTTACTCAGGTAAAAGCTGAAGAAAACCTGGGCAAAATCGCGGATTATATTCCCGAGCTTGCTGATATTTCTGGGGAAAAGTTTGGTGTAAATTTTACCGGCTTAATTGGCAAAAATTTTGGTTTTGGCGACTCTGAAGAAAAATTTTCAATTCAAAGTATTTCCAAAGTTTTTGTGCTCGCTTACGTTTATGACAAACTGGGCGAGAAACTTTGGTCGCGCGTCGATGTGGAACCTTCCGGAAATCCCTTTAACTCGCTGGTCCAGTTGGAAGCCGATAAAGGTATTCCACGAAATCCTTTTATCAATGCCGGTGCGCTGGTTATTTGCGATATTCTGCTGGAAAGATGCACGGATCCGAAAGAAGAAATTTTAGCTTTCATCAGAAACCTTGCAGGCGACGAAAATATTACTTTCAACGAAAAAGTGGCGAAAAGCGAAATGCAGAACAGTTTCCGCAATTCTGCCATTTGCAATTTTATGAAATCTTTCGGAAACATCACCAGCTCGCCGGCGGACGTCATCGAAATTTACTGCTATCTCTGCGCCATAGAAATGAGTTGCAAACAGCTCAGCAAAAGCCTTTTATTCCTCGCCAATGAAGGAAAAATTCCGGGCTCTGAAGCACAAATTTTACCTTTTACCAAAGTAAAAAGAATCAATGCAATTCTGCTTACGTGCGGTTTTTACGATGAGTCCGGTGAGTTTTCTTTCCGCGTCGGTTTGCCCGGAAAGAGTGGAGTTGGCGGCGGAATCATTGCGCTTTACCCGAGCCATTACTGCATCACCGTGTGGAGTCCGAAGCTGAATCCGAAAGGAAATTCCTATCGCGGTATGAAGTTTCTGGAAGAATTTACCACCAAAACCGGCGAAAGCATTTTCTAAAAAAAGCATCAAATGGCACCGAATTTTTCAGCAATGTTCCACGTGAAAAGCTGTGGTGCTTAAAAAAAATATTACCGGCACAGCTGCCTTTTTTGCCGGTTTTAGCTTAATTGCTGTTTCCTGGTTTTAAGCACTTTAAGCTCAGGATAGTTTGCGCGCAACTTCCATTTTGTGGCCCATCAGATTTGCAATATTCGTGGCTTTATAAATGGCAAGTTCCGCCATTTCACCCGTAAAATTTTCCTCCACGGTTTCCGTCCAGAGTTTTATCCAGTGCGCAAAATGAAATTTTTCAATCGGAACCTTAGCATTGATGGGAAAATGTTTCGACATCGGGTTGCCTTTGTAAGAAATCTGTCCGAAAAGCAGCGTTTCCCAAAAAGAATACATTTTCGGCAAATGGTGCGACCAGTCAACCTTCGCCACATCATTGAAGAAAAATCCAATTGTCGCGTCTTTCTGCACCTTTTCGTAAAAAAAATTCACCAGGTTTTCAATATCTTCCCGGCTTTCTAATTGTTTCATACTGCAAAATTACTCAAATTTTCAATGCGGAAAATTTGCCGTTTTTAGGACATTTTTTTTCGGGCGGACAATTCGTGCTATCCGCTACTACTCCTCGGTCGGCGGCTCCACTTCGTTCCGCCGCCTCCCTGCGGGGTAGCCGCTGCTATCACGGCCGCAGATTCTGGCTCCTTTTCAGGCATTTTTTTTAAAACTTTACCCGTATTTTTGCAGCATGGATTTAGAGTTTTATAAGCAGCAGGCTTTAACGAAAAATAAAGAACACGAAAAGTTTCTCGCAGGCCTGAAGAAAAAACCGCCCCGCAACCTGGATTATCTGGCGCAGGAAACCCACGACGAGGTTTTCCAGAAAGTGGACTGTCTGCAGTGCGCGAATTGCTGTAAAACTACCGGACCGCTTTTTACGGAAAAAGATATCGAAAGAATTTCGAAACATTTTCGCATGAAACCCGCAGATTTCGAGGCGAAATTTTTACGTACCGATGAAGATCAGGATAAAGTTTTGCAAAATTTGCCGTGTTGGTTTCTGAACGAAGACAACACGTGTTCAATCTATGAAATCCGGCCGAAAGCCTGCCGTGAGTTTCCACATACCGACAGGAAAAAAATTTATCAGATCAATCATTTAACCGTGAAAAATACGGTCATCTGCCCCGCAGCTTTTGAATTCGTGGAGCGCATGCAGGAAAAATTTCAGCAGAAAAAATAAGCTGAATTCCAAAAAAATAGCTAGAAAGCCGGTAATTTTTTAAATAATAAAAAGCATTGAAAAATCAATGCTTTTTATCCTTTCACTTTACTTTTTCTCCCATTTCCCCGGGACAGGTTTACGAAAAAAGCCGGCAAAAACCGGCTTTATTTTATTTAGACAACACCTTGCGCCAGCATGGCTTCAGCTACTTTTACGAATCCGGCGATGTTTGCGCCTTTTACGTAATTCACGTAGCCGTCTTTATCTTTACCATAATCGCTACACGCTTTGTGAATACCGATCATGATTTCTTTTAATCTCATATCAACTTCTTCCGAAGACCAGTTCAATCTGATGGAGTTTTGCGTCATTTCCAAACCGGAAGTGGCAACACCACCCGCGTTGGAAGCTTTTCCTGGAGAGAATAACACTTTATTGTCAAGGAAATAGTTGATCGCATCTAAAGTTGATGGCATGTTTGCCGCTTCAGTTACACAGATTACACCGTTTGCTACCAACATTTCCGCATCTTCCAGGAATAGTTCATTCTGCGTTGCTGCTGGAATTGCAACGTCACATTTCACTTCCCACGGACGTTTTCCTGCGAAGAATTTCGCGCTTGGATATTTGGTTGCGTAATCTTCCGCTCTGTTGTTTCCGGAAGCACGAAGTTGAAGCAAATAATCTATTTTATCGCCGGAAATTCCGTCTTCATCGTAGATATAACCGTCTGGTCCGCTGATTGTTAAAACTTTCCCGCCAAGTTCAGTTACTTTTTTCACCACGCCCCAAGCCACGTTTCCGAAACCTGAAACTGCGAAAGTTTTTCCTTTAATATCTTGACCGATTGTTTTCAACATTTGCTCGCAGAAATACACTACACCGTAGCCTGTAGCTTCCGGTCTGATGAGGGAACCACCGTACGCAAGACCTTTTCCGGTAAGTACACCTGTAAATTCATTTCTGATTTTTTTATACTGCCCGAACAAATAACCGATTTCTCTTGCACCCACACCGATATCACCGGCTGGTACATCAGTTTCGGGACCGATATGTTTGCAAAGTTCTGTCATAAATGCCTGGCAGAATCTCATGATTTCCATGTCGCTTTTGCCTTGCGGATCGAAATCTGCACCACCTTTTCCACCGCCCATTGGCAATGTAGTCAGGGAGTTTTTAAAAGTTTGCTCAAAAGCTAAAAATTTAAGAACCGAAAGATTTACGGTTGGGTGAAAACGGATACCACCTTTGTATGGTCCAATAGCAGAATTCATCTGGATTCTAAATCCTCGGTTGACCTGAATTTCTCCTGAATCGTCTACCCACGGCACGCGGAAGATGATTGTTCTTTCCGGCTCGGCCATTCTTTCCAAAAGTTTTTTGCCATCATATTGTTTGTGAGCGGCAATAAACGGGATAACGGTAACAGCTACTTCTTTTACGGCTTGAAGAAATTCTGGTTCGTTTGGATTTCTCGCTTCAATGTCTGCGATAAAATCCTGGATTTTTTGTTCTACGTTATATTGTTCCATAAAAAGGTGTTATTTTACTAACAAATTTAATTTTTTTTTAAAAACTTCACAGAGAAATTTTCATCTTTTCAAAAATTCAAACAAAGCTGAAAAAGCGTAAATTAGCGGTAAAGAAAGCATTTTTTATATGCGGAAAATATAATGTAATGTGCAGAACACTATATTCTTATAAACCGTAAAAAATCACAAAAGCAAATATTGCCTACCGGAAAGTGCACGAATGTATCCGGAAATTTCCAGCTGAAGCAAATCGGGTAAAATTTTGTAGGAAGGCAATTGCAGCTTTTCCGAAATTTCATCTAAAGAGATCGGAATTTTTTTATGAAGCTGGTCTAAAATATCCTGCTGATTTTGTGGTAAAAGCAACCTGATTTCGGAAGAGGGAAAAAGTTCGCCGATCTCTTCTTTTTGCTTGTTGTAGCCAAGTTCGGTTATGAGACCGGAAACGGTGGAAATCGCGGTTGCTTTATTTTGAAAAATAAGCTGGTTGCAGCCCTGGCTGTATTTTTCATCAATTCTGCCCGGCAGCGCATAAACATCGCGGTTGTAATTATTAGCGAATGTTGCCGTGCTTACGGAGCCGCCACCAAAAGCAGTTTCTACCACGATGGTTGCTGGTGACAGACCTGCGATAATCCGGTTCCGCTGGATGAAATTTTCGCGGTCGGGCTTTTGGGAAGAATTAAATTCAGTTAAAAGCATTCCGCCTTCAGCCAAAATTCTCTCGGCTAATCGGCGGTTTTTTGCCGGATAAAGCGTGTGAAAACCATGTGCTAAAACGGCGATTGTCGGCAACGAGTTTTGCAGAGAAACTTCATGAACTTCGGTATCCACGCCTAAAGCCAAACCGCTGACTGTAGCTACATTTTGAGTTTTTATTTCATGTAAAAAATCGTGGATAAAACTTTTGCCGTACGCAGAAATATTTCGCGTTCCGACAATGCTCACGAAATTTTTGTGTGCGCGCAAACTGCCTTTTTGGTAAAGAATCGCGGGTGCATCGTCACAGAAATTAAGCTGCGGCGGTAAATCGCCTAAATGCCGAAGATTTATTTTGATGTGGTGTTTTTCGCAGAATTTAATTTCCGCTTCCGCGAAATGCAAATGTTCTTTATTCCCGATTTCGAGGGCAATTTTTCTTCCAATTCCGAAAATATTCTGCAAGCCTGATTTCGAAAGTTCCCACACCTGCTTTGCGGAGCCGGCTTCGTTAATCAGCTTCTGAAAAATGACATCACCAATAAGCGGACAGCGGCGCAGCGCGATGGAATATAAAACCTCTTCGGAACGCATTGGAATATTTTTATAAAAATATCAAAAATTATTCATTCCGGCGGATTTCATCCAGATGATTCCAAATCGTATCTTTCTTTTTTTGAGGCAGTTCCAAAAAATCGTCCGGATAGTTCTCCTTGTATTCCTGCCAAAGTTTGTCATCTTTTTCGCTGTAATAATTGGGAAATTCCCAAATAAATCTTTTTTTTCTTTCGCCATTCTTGCGGAAGACAAAAGCCATGATAATTCCCACGGCTGCACCGGAAAGATGCGACTGCCAGGAAATTCGGCTTGGCTCTGCCAACTGAGAAAAAAGTTCTTCAGGCAAAACACCCCAGATTAAACTACCGTAGTACAGCGCCACCACCATCGATACCGTAAGGAATTTCATATTCCACCGGAAAACGCCGCTGAAAAAGAGGAAAAATGCCAAAACGTAGACAATTCCGCTGGCGCCAATGATGCATACCTGATTATACTCACCGGTAAAAATGTCGATGGGCGGTAGCAGCCAAACTAAAAAGCCGGTAAGCACCCAACCCAGAAAAAAAACTTTTTTGGCGATAAAAGGGTAAAACTGGAAAAGCAGAAATATAAGCACGAAAATAGGCACTGAATTTCCAAAAATATGCTCTAAACCGCCGTGTAAAAAAGGTGAAAGGAAAATTCCTTTTAAGCCGAAAGGACTTAATGGTATGAT encodes the following:
- a CDS encoding rhomboid family intramembrane serine protease, translated to MPDKNLNLSAVLYATLMVAAMWLGFLLQHLGLFSGCEGAIIPLSPFGLKGIFLSPFLHGGLEHIFGNSVPIFVLIFLLFQFYPFIAKKVFFLGWVLTGFLVWLLPPIDIFTGEYNQVCIIGASGIVYVLAFFLFFSGVFRWNMKFLTVSMVVALYYGSLIWGVLPEELFSQLAEPSRISWQSHLSGAAVGIIMAFVFRKNGERKKRFIWEFPNYYSEKDDKLWQEYKENYPDDFLELPQKKKDTIWNHLDEIRRNE